In Anthonomus grandis grandis chromosome 5, icAntGran1.3, whole genome shotgun sequence, the following are encoded in one genomic region:
- the LOC126736929 gene encoding anaphase-promoting complex subunit 2 — translation MNENPDFKGAWTLCQRIFPILNDAVLQEQEPIEKKEFDELCNFANTQGLQDLIQHLIFGKIEKRLRDEVLPEFWAYFKKAPADDKGLKPFYNAVKSLYDNFRQLDNVVSTLGHFRQATDITEVPYNENNVHESLKLILHSTMLAQLHVDYQSITISFYEAGLQMQDSNIMDEHCVVCGSEKFSCNCLHLFQETNRKLGEMSLLEPLVGQTLTNVSYNYIHNHIQKICKDNYDSFIVNLEKWLHTVVIQWLKKIYYFDTSIPLEESMERLEKKLVNYLYNCYIKVRIEQLFNIVIEYPESLPSLEDICLGLPRTDLKPLLTKKLQKAMETRLLHPGVSTTDILTAYIATIRSLRILDPTGLLLETVTYPIHQYLRSREDTVRCVVSSLTEDGPNELAEELNKGEVDENTPMDEGEEENWETWTPDPVDSLPSKKIAKETSGVNRRNADIISMLINIYGSKELFVNEYRTLLADRLLAQYQCDTDKEIRYLDLLKLRFGDSNLQFCEVMLKDITDSRKINEMIKENPEYSENVQLKTLIVSQQFWPPFKDETLELHSTVTDQMKKFNTAFELLKGSRTLCYKNHLGVVDLDIELNDRTMSLSVTPVHATIIMHFQDKSTWELEDLGKVMHCPPTVLRRKIGFWLSHGILTEVKSDVFSIQEEVVHKQNPQEDIYVDEFESESAMASAEAQKEEELQNIWSYIIGMLMNLDSLSLDRIHHMLKMFAFQGPTSECSQSELKAFLDRKVRERLLIYSNGLYKLPK, via the exons ATGAATGAAAATCCCGATTTTAAAGGGGCTTGGACCCTATGCCAAagaatatttccaattttaaacgACGCAGTCCTGCAGGAACAAGAacccatagaaaaaaaagaatttgacGAGCTATGTAATTTTGCCAACACCCAGGGCTTACAAGACCTGATACAGCATCTAATTTTCGGCAAAATAGAAAAACGATTACGCGACGAGGTCCTTCCAGAGTTCTGGGCTTATTTCAAGAAAGCCCCTGCAGACGACAAAGGCCTTAAACCCTTTTATAATGCAGTGAAAAGTTTATATGATAATTTCCGACAGTTGGATAATGTAGTGTCCACTTTAGGCCATTTTAGACAAGCGACGGATATTACGGAGGTGCCATACAACGAAAATAATGTACACGAAtctttaaagttaatattacaTTCCACAATGCTAGCACAGCTACATGTTGATTATCAAAGTATCACAATAAGTTTTTATGAGGCTGGACTACAAATGCAAGACTCTAATATTATGGATGAACATTGTGTTGTATGTGGTAGCGAGAAGTTTTCCTGTAATTGCTTACATTTGTTTCAAGAGACTAacag AAAACTAGGCGAAATGTCTCTCCTGGAGCCCCTTGTAGGTCAAACCTTAACAAATGTGAGCTACAATTACATCCATAACcacattcaaaaaatatgcaaGGACAATTATGACTCGTTCATAGTTAATTTAGAGAAG TGGTTACACACAGTGGTAATACAGtggctaaaaaaaatttactacttTGACACTTCCATACCTTTAGAAGAGTCTATGGAAAGGCttgaaaaaaagttggttaACTATTTGTACAATTGTTACATCAAAGTTAGGATTGAACAACTGTTTAACATCGTAATAG AATACCCAGAATCTTTGCCATCCCTTGAAGATATTTGCTTAGGCCTCCCACGTACAGATCTGAAGCCACTTCTGactaaaaaacttcaaaaagcaATGGAAACCCGTCTGCTTCATCCGGGGGTTTCGACAACAGACATCCTTACAGCCTACATAGCAACAATACGATCTTTACGAATCCTAGACCCTACAGGATTGTTGCTAGAAACAGTAACTTACCCCATACATCAATATTTAAGAAGTAGAGAGGATACTGTGAGGTGTGTTGTGAGTAGTTTAACAGAAGATGGGCCAAATGAGTTGGCGGAAGAGTTAAACAAAGGAGAGGTAGATGAAAATACTCCCATGGATGAAGGAGAGGAGGAAAACTGGGAAACTTGGACTCCCGACCCAGTAGACTCGTTACCGTCAAAAAAAATCGCCAAGGAAACTTCCGGGGTTAACAGAAGAAATGCTGATATTATTTCAATGTTAATCAACATTTATGGCAGCAAAGAGCTTTTTGTAAACGAATATAGGACGTTATTAGCGGATAGACTCTTGGCTCAATATCAGTGCGACACTGATAAAGAAATCCGCTACTTGGACttgttaaaattaagatttgGGGACTCTAACTTACAATTTTGCGAGGTGATGCTCAAAGATATCACTGATTCGAGAAAAATTAACGAAATGATTAAAGAAAACCCGGAATATAGCGAAAATGTTCAATTAAAAACCTTGATAGTATCGCAACAATTCTGGCCTCCGTTTAAGGATGAAACTTTGGAGCTTCACAGTACTGTCACAGACCAAATGAAGAAATTCAATACGGCATTTGAGCTTTTAAAAGGCAGCAGAACTTTGTGTTATAAGAACCATTTGGGCGTTGTAGATCTTGATATTGAACTTAACGATAGGACAATGAGTTTATCGGTAACTCCGGTGCATGCAACTATTATTATGCATTTCCAGGATAAAA GTACATGGGAACTGGAGGACCTGGGAAAAGTAATGCACTGTCCGCCAACAGTTTTAAGGCGGAAAATCGGGTTTTGGTTATCGCATGGCATCTTAACAGAAGTGAAATCTGATGTTTTTTCGATTCAGGAGGAAGTGGTGCATAAACAAAACCCTCAGGAGGACATTTATGTGGATGAATTTGAATCTGAGTCTGCCATGGCCAGTGCTGAAGCTCAAAAGGAAGAAGAGTTACAG aatatTTGGTCGTACATCATTGGAATGTTAATGAATTTGGACAGTTTGTCCCTGGACAGGATTCACCACATGCTAAAAATGTTTGCTTTCCAAGGACCCACTTCAGAGTGCAGTCAGTCGGAGCTCAAGGCTTTTCTGGACCGGAAAGTTCGCGAACGATTGTTGATTTATTCAAATGGACTTTATAAGTTACCCAAGTAG
- the LOC126736930 gene encoding calcium-independent phospholipase A2-gamma-like isoform X1 — MEYLCRTRPCIVAAGKRFLSDPSNPDTLKMHAKTVILTQWKLINHLKSFFAKFNTDGTFEKALNKEFIEFLQKVDPKTYGKDTMRYFSSALSFESNKEKSVTETNGEQEKSSVITFPTTFPNVFGSIFKDEPKPKPVPKWKAAKPVISKESVTSRTSQVLCALALAQSETSKLARVEDLIRHLKQYPEAKHAAFKEGAVRLLLRIKKKHKSEDVQSALNEAFALLGYALPVKGKGIRILSIDGGGIRGVLVIEMLRKLEELSGKPVYEMFDFICGVSTGAIVGSLIGLKQHTLDEAAEVYKRISSQIFNQSTFKGTSSLVWSHSYYDTDLWEKLLREQWDKSLIDTNRNLKCPKYCAVSALVNHSRISAYLFRNYALPCRVQSQYLGSYDHQVWEAVRASSAAPTYFEEFKTGNMIHQDGGILVNNPTAIAIHEAKLLWPTTPIQCVVSFGTGRTVPNPIENAMSNVSNNTSWKHKFLAILDSATDTEGVHAMLSDLLPEGTYYRFNPYLTEMLSMSEIDPAKLEQLKRDAIMYLRRNEDKFHHAAQHLSEEKGFVQKCEDWMNLQRQIYT; from the exons ATGGAATATCTCTGCAGGACAAGGCCCTGTATTGTTGCTGCTGGAAAaag GTTTCTGTCGGACCCCTCGAATCCAGACACGTTAAAAATGCACGCGAAAACTGTGATATTAACCCAATGGAAGTTAATCAACCATCTGAAGtcattttttgctaaatttaacaCAGACGGAACATTCGAAAAGGCActgaataaagaatttattgaatttttgcaaaaagtcgATCCTAAAACGTATGGTAAGGACACCATGAGATATTTCTCTTCAGCACTGTCTTTTGAATCAAACAAAGAAAAATCTGTGACAGAAACCAATGGGGAACAAGAAAAAAGTAGTGTGATAACATTTCCGACCACCTTTCCCAATGTTTTCGGAAGTATATTTAAGGATGAACCTAAACCTAAACCTGTGCCTAAATGGAAGGCCGCTAAACCAGTTATTTCAAAG gaaTCAGTTACTTCAAGAACAAGCCAGGTTCTTTGTGCTTTAGCACTAGCACAATCTGAAACATCCAAACTAGCAAGAGTTGAAGACTTAATAAGACATTTAAAGCAATATCCAGAGGCCAAGCATGCTGCATTCAAA GAAGGCGCGGTAAGACTTTTGCtaagaattaaaaagaaacacaaATCAGAAGATGTACAAAGCGCCTTAAATGAAGCTTTTGCGTTACTGGGATATGCGCTTCCAGTTAAAGGCAAAGGAATCCGAATTTTATCGATTGACGGTGGTGGTATTAGGGGAGTCTTAGTGATTGAAATGCTAAGAAAACTTGAGGAACTCAGTGGTAAACCTGTGTATGAAATGTTCgattttatttgtggggtcagtACAGGTGCTATTGTGGGATCTCTGATTG gTTTAAAGCAACACACATTAGATGAGGCAGCTGAAGTATATAAACGAATTAGTTCTCAGATTTTTAATCAGTCAACATTTAAAGGGACCAGTAGTTTGGTGTGGTCACATTCATACTATGACACTGATTTATGGGAGAAATTACTTAGAGAACAATGGGATAAATCACTAATAGATACTAATAGAAATTTGAAATGTCCTAAG TACTGTGCAGTATCAGCTTTAGTAAACCACTCCAGAATTTCCGCATATCTATTTAGAAACTACGCTCTACCATGCAGAGTACAGTCTCAATATCTTGGAAGTTATGACCATCAAGTGTGGGAAGCCGTAAGGGCTTCTTCTGCCGCTCCTACTTATTTCGAGGAATTTAAAACTGGAAATATGATTCATCag GACGGAGGCATTCTAGTTAACAATCCAACAGCGATCGCTATCCACGAAGCAAAACTGCTGTGGCCGACCACCCCTATACAGTGTGTCGTATCCTTTGGTACTGGCAGAACGGTACCGAACCCCATCGAAAACGCAATGTCGAACGTTAGCAACAATACTTCTTGGAAACACAAGTTTTTGGCTATTTTGGACAGTGCCACTGATACAGAAG gtgTGCATGCTATGTTATCAGACCTCCTTCCGGAAGGCACTTACTACAGATTTAACCCTTATTTGACAGAAATGCTGTCGATGTCCGAAATCGATCCTGCCAAATTGGAACAGTTAAAGAGAGACGCGATTATGTACCTGAGAAGGAACGAAGATAAATTCCATCATGCCGCCCAACATTTAAGTGAGGAAAAGGGTTTTGTGCAAAAGTGTGAGGATTGGATGAATTTACAACGACAGATTTATACTTAG
- the LOC126736930 gene encoding calcium-independent phospholipase A2-gamma-like isoform X2: MHAKTVILTQWKLINHLKSFFAKFNTDGTFEKALNKEFIEFLQKVDPKTYGKDTMRYFSSALSFESNKEKSVTETNGEQEKSSVITFPTTFPNVFGSIFKDEPKPKPVPKWKAAKPVISKESVTSRTSQVLCALALAQSETSKLARVEDLIRHLKQYPEAKHAAFKEGAVRLLLRIKKKHKSEDVQSALNEAFALLGYALPVKGKGIRILSIDGGGIRGVLVIEMLRKLEELSGKPVYEMFDFICGVSTGAIVGSLIGLKQHTLDEAAEVYKRISSQIFNQSTFKGTSSLVWSHSYYDTDLWEKLLREQWDKSLIDTNRNLKCPKYCAVSALVNHSRISAYLFRNYALPCRVQSQYLGSYDHQVWEAVRASSAAPTYFEEFKTGNMIHQDGGILVNNPTAIAIHEAKLLWPTTPIQCVVSFGTGRTVPNPIENAMSNVSNNTSWKHKFLAILDSATDTEGVHAMLSDLLPEGTYYRFNPYLTEMLSMSEIDPAKLEQLKRDAIMYLRRNEDKFHHAAQHLSEEKGFVQKCEDWMNLQRQIYT, from the exons ATGCACGCGAAAACTGTGATATTAACCCAATGGAAGTTAATCAACCATCTGAAGtcattttttgctaaatttaacaCAGACGGAACATTCGAAAAGGCActgaataaagaatttattgaatttttgcaaaaagtcgATCCTAAAACGTATGGTAAGGACACCATGAGATATTTCTCTTCAGCACTGTCTTTTGAATCAAACAAAGAAAAATCTGTGACAGAAACCAATGGGGAACAAGAAAAAAGTAGTGTGATAACATTTCCGACCACCTTTCCCAATGTTTTCGGAAGTATATTTAAGGATGAACCTAAACCTAAACCTGTGCCTAAATGGAAGGCCGCTAAACCAGTTATTTCAAAG gaaTCAGTTACTTCAAGAACAAGCCAGGTTCTTTGTGCTTTAGCACTAGCACAATCTGAAACATCCAAACTAGCAAGAGTTGAAGACTTAATAAGACATTTAAAGCAATATCCAGAGGCCAAGCATGCTGCATTCAAA GAAGGCGCGGTAAGACTTTTGCtaagaattaaaaagaaacacaaATCAGAAGATGTACAAAGCGCCTTAAATGAAGCTTTTGCGTTACTGGGATATGCGCTTCCAGTTAAAGGCAAAGGAATCCGAATTTTATCGATTGACGGTGGTGGTATTAGGGGAGTCTTAGTGATTGAAATGCTAAGAAAACTTGAGGAACTCAGTGGTAAACCTGTGTATGAAATGTTCgattttatttgtggggtcagtACAGGTGCTATTGTGGGATCTCTGATTG gTTTAAAGCAACACACATTAGATGAGGCAGCTGAAGTATATAAACGAATTAGTTCTCAGATTTTTAATCAGTCAACATTTAAAGGGACCAGTAGTTTGGTGTGGTCACATTCATACTATGACACTGATTTATGGGAGAAATTACTTAGAGAACAATGGGATAAATCACTAATAGATACTAATAGAAATTTGAAATGTCCTAAG TACTGTGCAGTATCAGCTTTAGTAAACCACTCCAGAATTTCCGCATATCTATTTAGAAACTACGCTCTACCATGCAGAGTACAGTCTCAATATCTTGGAAGTTATGACCATCAAGTGTGGGAAGCCGTAAGGGCTTCTTCTGCCGCTCCTACTTATTTCGAGGAATTTAAAACTGGAAATATGATTCATCag GACGGAGGCATTCTAGTTAACAATCCAACAGCGATCGCTATCCACGAAGCAAAACTGCTGTGGCCGACCACCCCTATACAGTGTGTCGTATCCTTTGGTACTGGCAGAACGGTACCGAACCCCATCGAAAACGCAATGTCGAACGTTAGCAACAATACTTCTTGGAAACACAAGTTTTTGGCTATTTTGGACAGTGCCACTGATACAGAAG gtgTGCATGCTATGTTATCAGACCTCCTTCCGGAAGGCACTTACTACAGATTTAACCCTTATTTGACAGAAATGCTGTCGATGTCCGAAATCGATCCTGCCAAATTGGAACAGTTAAAGAGAGACGCGATTATGTACCTGAGAAGGAACGAAGATAAATTCCATCATGCCGCCCAACATTTAAGTGAGGAAAAGGGTTTTGTGCAAAAGTGTGAGGATTGGATGAATTTACAACGACAGATTTATACTTAG
- the LOC126736931 gene encoding calcium-independent phospholipase A2-gamma-like isoform X3, producing MFQDIIYFKPYSYILGTKTHSYLKMSYSSWKFLNHLKDLLSKYASDKSPHQVDFFQILNKTPPSYDIGEYVKSAEKRISAMQQSVQNLYNAAVESPTGSDKNKQKKNSLVEKDWKNIKRISQSERSLDISNISGILSRIQQASTEEEILRVVEYLIAHLKEHPNVRNNAIQKGAIRILLNKHKKALSQTAKGAMREALTILGYHNPVAGRGIRILSIDGGGIRGVLVLEMLKKLEELTGIHLRKLEDIITRYENLSQEIFNQSRFLGTGKLMWSHAYYDTALWEKKLEEYLGNESLISTSRNSQCPKICVVSAVVNQSQVSAYAFRNYALPWRFQSEYDGTYDAKVWQAARASAAAPTYFEEFRIGDHIHQDGAILVNNPTAIAIHEAKLIWPNTPIQCVVSFGTGRSIPSPAELGKQTTVDNTVGSEGTSWTNKFYKILDSATDTQAVHIMLSDLLPDDVYYRFNPYLTELIGIVETDKEKQRQIKRDALMYLRRNEDKFQQAAKTLTLSKSYGQKFRDKVNYQRELLGV from the exons ATGTTTCAGgatattatctattttaaacCCTATTCCTACATTCTAG GTACTAAAACTCACTCTTACCTAAAAATGTCATACAGCTCCTGGAAGTTCCTCAACCATTTAAAAGACTTACTCTCAAAATATGCATCTGACAAATCACCCCATCAAGTAGATTTCTTCCAAATATTGAATAAGACACCACCATCCTATGATATTGGAGAGTATGTAAAATCAGCCGAGAAAAGGATATCTGCCATGCAGCAATCTGTGCAAAACCTTTATAATGCTGCTGTTGAATCCCCTACTGGGTCTGACAAAAACAAGCAGAAGAAAAATAGTTTGGTGGAAAAAGATTGGAAGAATATAAAGAGAATTTCACAGTCAGAg AGATCCTTAGACATATCTAACATCTCAGGTATTTTAAGCAGGATTCAGCAAGCTTCTACTGAAGAAGAAATCCTAAGGGTTGTTGAATATCTTATAGCTCATTTAAAAGAACACCCTAATGTAAGAAATAATGCCATTCAG AAAGGAGCCATAAGAATTCTCCTTAATAAACATAAGAAAGCCTTAAGTCAGACAGCCAAGGGAGCAATGAGGGAAGCTCTTACAATCTTAGGTTACCACAATCCAGTGGCTGGAAGAGGTATTCGGATTTTATCAATAGATGGCGGGGGTATTCGCGGAGTATTGGTACTtgaaatgcttaaaaaactCGAGGAGCTCACTG GTATCCATTTAAGGAAACTTGAGGACATTATTACCAGGTACGAGAACTTGAGTCAAGAAATTTTCAATCAGTCTCGCTTTTTGGGAACGGGAAAACTGATGTGGAGTCACGCCTATTACGATACCGCCTTATGGGAGAAAAAATTGGAGGAATATTTAGGAAACGAATCGCTTATTTCTACTTCGAGAAATTCTCAGTGTCCCAAG atttgCGTGGTATCCGCGGTGGTTAACCAGTCTCAAGTTTCAGCTTATGCTTTTCGAAATTACGCCTTGCCATGGAGATTTCAATCGGAGTATGACGGCACTTATGACGCGAAAGTATGGCAGGCTGCCCGAGCATCTGCTGCAGCCCCAACTTATTTTGAGGAGTTTAGAATCGGGGACCATATACATCAg GATGGTGCCATCTTAGTAAATAATCCAACAGCTATAGCGATTCACGAGGCGAAATTAATATGGCCAAACACTCCGATACAATGTGTAGTTTCCTTCGGCACTGGCCGTTCCATACCCAGTCCAGCCGAATTGGGAAAGCAAACAACGGTCGATAATACGGTTGGTAGCGAAGGCACTTCTTGGACCAATAAGTTTTATAAGATATTAGATAGTGCCACTGATACACAAG CTGTTCATATAATGTTAAGCGACTTACTCCCAGACGATGTGTATTACCGTTTCAATCCTTACCTCACAGAACTTATTGGGATAGTTGAAACAGATAAAGAGAAACAGAGGCAGATAAAACGAGACGCGCTGATGTACCTTAGAAGGAACGAAGATAAATTTCAGCAAGCAGCTAAAACTTTGACTTTGAGTAAGAGTTATGGACAAAAGTTTAGGGACAAAGTGAATTATCAAAGGGAGTTGTTAGGGGTTTAG
- the LOC126736931 gene encoding calcium-independent phospholipase A2-gamma-like isoform X1, whose amino-acid sequence MFQDIIYFKPYSYILGTKTHSYLKMSYSSWKFLNHLKDLLSKYASDKSPHQVDFFQILNKTPPSYDIGEYVKSAEKRISAMQQSVQNLYNAAVESPTGSDKNKQKKNSLVEKDWKNIKRISQSERSLDISNISGILSRIQQASTEEEILRVVEYLIAHLKEHPNVRNNAIQKGAIRILLNKHKKALSQTAKGAMREALTILGYHNPVAGRGIRILSIDGGGIRGVLVLEMLKKLEELTGKRTYELFDFFCGVSTGAILTYSMGIHLRKLEDIITRYENLSQEIFNQSRFLGTGKLMWSHAYYDTALWEKKLEEYLGNESLISTSRNSQCPKICVVSAVVNQSQVSAYAFRNYALPWRFQSEYDGTYDAKVWQAARASAAAPTYFEEFRIGDHIHQDGAILVNNPTAIAIHEAKLIWPNTPIQCVVSFGTGRSIPSPAELGKQTTVDNTVGSEGTSWTNKFYKILDSATDTQAVHIMLSDLLPDDVYYRFNPYLTELIGIVETDKEKQRQIKRDALMYLRRNEDKFQQAAKTLTLSKSYGQKFRDKVNYQRELLGV is encoded by the exons ATGTTTCAGgatattatctattttaaacCCTATTCCTACATTCTAG GTACTAAAACTCACTCTTACCTAAAAATGTCATACAGCTCCTGGAAGTTCCTCAACCATTTAAAAGACTTACTCTCAAAATATGCATCTGACAAATCACCCCATCAAGTAGATTTCTTCCAAATATTGAATAAGACACCACCATCCTATGATATTGGAGAGTATGTAAAATCAGCCGAGAAAAGGATATCTGCCATGCAGCAATCTGTGCAAAACCTTTATAATGCTGCTGTTGAATCCCCTACTGGGTCTGACAAAAACAAGCAGAAGAAAAATAGTTTGGTGGAAAAAGATTGGAAGAATATAAAGAGAATTTCACAGTCAGAg AGATCCTTAGACATATCTAACATCTCAGGTATTTTAAGCAGGATTCAGCAAGCTTCTACTGAAGAAGAAATCCTAAGGGTTGTTGAATATCTTATAGCTCATTTAAAAGAACACCCTAATGTAAGAAATAATGCCATTCAG AAAGGAGCCATAAGAATTCTCCTTAATAAACATAAGAAAGCCTTAAGTCAGACAGCCAAGGGAGCAATGAGGGAAGCTCTTACAATCTTAGGTTACCACAATCCAGTGGCTGGAAGAGGTATTCGGATTTTATCAATAGATGGCGGGGGTATTCGCGGAGTATTGGTACTtgaaatgcttaaaaaactCGAGGAGCTCACTGGTAAAAGAACTTATGAATTATTCGATTTCTTTTGTGGAGTTAGTACTGGAGCAATTTTAACTTATTCCATGG GTATCCATTTAAGGAAACTTGAGGACATTATTACCAGGTACGAGAACTTGAGTCAAGAAATTTTCAATCAGTCTCGCTTTTTGGGAACGGGAAAACTGATGTGGAGTCACGCCTATTACGATACCGCCTTATGGGAGAAAAAATTGGAGGAATATTTAGGAAACGAATCGCTTATTTCTACTTCGAGAAATTCTCAGTGTCCCAAG atttgCGTGGTATCCGCGGTGGTTAACCAGTCTCAAGTTTCAGCTTATGCTTTTCGAAATTACGCCTTGCCATGGAGATTTCAATCGGAGTATGACGGCACTTATGACGCGAAAGTATGGCAGGCTGCCCGAGCATCTGCTGCAGCCCCAACTTATTTTGAGGAGTTTAGAATCGGGGACCATATACATCAg GATGGTGCCATCTTAGTAAATAATCCAACAGCTATAGCGATTCACGAGGCGAAATTAATATGGCCAAACACTCCGATACAATGTGTAGTTTCCTTCGGCACTGGCCGTTCCATACCCAGTCCAGCCGAATTGGGAAAGCAAACAACGGTCGATAATACGGTTGGTAGCGAAGGCACTTCTTGGACCAATAAGTTTTATAAGATATTAGATAGTGCCACTGATACACAAG CTGTTCATATAATGTTAAGCGACTTACTCCCAGACGATGTGTATTACCGTTTCAATCCTTACCTCACAGAACTTATTGGGATAGTTGAAACAGATAAAGAGAAACAGAGGCAGATAAAACGAGACGCGCTGATGTACCTTAGAAGGAACGAAGATAAATTTCAGCAAGCAGCTAAAACTTTGACTTTGAGTAAGAGTTATGGACAAAAGTTTAGGGACAAAGTGAATTATCAAAGGGAGTTGTTAGGGGTTTAG
- the LOC126736931 gene encoding calcium-independent phospholipase A2-gamma-like isoform X2: MSYSSWKFLNHLKDLLSKYASDKSPHQVDFFQILNKTPPSYDIGEYVKSAEKRISAMQQSVQNLYNAAVESPTGSDKNKQKKNSLVEKDWKNIKRISQSERSLDISNISGILSRIQQASTEEEILRVVEYLIAHLKEHPNVRNNAIQKGAIRILLNKHKKALSQTAKGAMREALTILGYHNPVAGRGIRILSIDGGGIRGVLVLEMLKKLEELTGKRTYELFDFFCGVSTGAILTYSMGIHLRKLEDIITRYENLSQEIFNQSRFLGTGKLMWSHAYYDTALWEKKLEEYLGNESLISTSRNSQCPKICVVSAVVNQSQVSAYAFRNYALPWRFQSEYDGTYDAKVWQAARASAAAPTYFEEFRIGDHIHQDGAILVNNPTAIAIHEAKLIWPNTPIQCVVSFGTGRSIPSPAELGKQTTVDNTVGSEGTSWTNKFYKILDSATDTQAVHIMLSDLLPDDVYYRFNPYLTELIGIVETDKEKQRQIKRDALMYLRRNEDKFQQAAKTLTLSKSYGQKFRDKVNYQRELLGV, encoded by the exons ATGTCATACAGCTCCTGGAAGTTCCTCAACCATTTAAAAGACTTACTCTCAAAATATGCATCTGACAAATCACCCCATCAAGTAGATTTCTTCCAAATATTGAATAAGACACCACCATCCTATGATATTGGAGAGTATGTAAAATCAGCCGAGAAAAGGATATCTGCCATGCAGCAATCTGTGCAAAACCTTTATAATGCTGCTGTTGAATCCCCTACTGGGTCTGACAAAAACAAGCAGAAGAAAAATAGTTTGGTGGAAAAAGATTGGAAGAATATAAAGAGAATTTCACAGTCAGAg AGATCCTTAGACATATCTAACATCTCAGGTATTTTAAGCAGGATTCAGCAAGCTTCTACTGAAGAAGAAATCCTAAGGGTTGTTGAATATCTTATAGCTCATTTAAAAGAACACCCTAATGTAAGAAATAATGCCATTCAG AAAGGAGCCATAAGAATTCTCCTTAATAAACATAAGAAAGCCTTAAGTCAGACAGCCAAGGGAGCAATGAGGGAAGCTCTTACAATCTTAGGTTACCACAATCCAGTGGCTGGAAGAGGTATTCGGATTTTATCAATAGATGGCGGGGGTATTCGCGGAGTATTGGTACTtgaaatgcttaaaaaactCGAGGAGCTCACTGGTAAAAGAACTTATGAATTATTCGATTTCTTTTGTGGAGTTAGTACTGGAGCAATTTTAACTTATTCCATGG GTATCCATTTAAGGAAACTTGAGGACATTATTACCAGGTACGAGAACTTGAGTCAAGAAATTTTCAATCAGTCTCGCTTTTTGGGAACGGGAAAACTGATGTGGAGTCACGCCTATTACGATACCGCCTTATGGGAGAAAAAATTGGAGGAATATTTAGGAAACGAATCGCTTATTTCTACTTCGAGAAATTCTCAGTGTCCCAAG atttgCGTGGTATCCGCGGTGGTTAACCAGTCTCAAGTTTCAGCTTATGCTTTTCGAAATTACGCCTTGCCATGGAGATTTCAATCGGAGTATGACGGCACTTATGACGCGAAAGTATGGCAGGCTGCCCGAGCATCTGCTGCAGCCCCAACTTATTTTGAGGAGTTTAGAATCGGGGACCATATACATCAg GATGGTGCCATCTTAGTAAATAATCCAACAGCTATAGCGATTCACGAGGCGAAATTAATATGGCCAAACACTCCGATACAATGTGTAGTTTCCTTCGGCACTGGCCGTTCCATACCCAGTCCAGCCGAATTGGGAAAGCAAACAACGGTCGATAATACGGTTGGTAGCGAAGGCACTTCTTGGACCAATAAGTTTTATAAGATATTAGATAGTGCCACTGATACACAAG CTGTTCATATAATGTTAAGCGACTTACTCCCAGACGATGTGTATTACCGTTTCAATCCTTACCTCACAGAACTTATTGGGATAGTTGAAACAGATAAAGAGAAACAGAGGCAGATAAAACGAGACGCGCTGATGTACCTTAGAAGGAACGAAGATAAATTTCAGCAAGCAGCTAAAACTTTGACTTTGAGTAAGAGTTATGGACAAAAGTTTAGGGACAAAGTGAATTATCAAAGGGAGTTGTTAGGGGTTTAG